CCTTCCAGAGCAGTTGAAATGAGAAAAGATACCAAATACAAAGATGATGGCAGACAGGTAAATTACTACGAAGAAAGCTAACGAAAGTTTGTTTTTTCTGGAAATAACCGCTCTTGTTAACAAGAGCGGTTATCTTTTTTTCTCACCAATATGAATTGATCCGATTTCGATAATTTCGCTGATATGCTCATCACAGATGGAATACCTTATAAACTTTCCTTCACGTTTTGACTTAACCAATCCATGGTGTTTCAATGTCCTCAATTGGTGTGAACATGCAGATTGGTTTAACCCTACCAATTCAGAGATTTTTTTCACGCATTTTTCTCCGTCCATGAGGACATGTAAAATCTTTAATCTCGTTGGATCCACGAAAACAGAAAAAAAGTCTGCAAGTTCTTGGTAATACCGGTGCTCAGTATCAAAGTCAGGGGTAACCCTTTTGGATGGAATAGTATCAACTCCTTTTAAATGGGATAAGCAAAAAGATTGATTATTAAAAATTATAACATTTATATGCTCATATGCTCATGAATATAAGACAATGAACAT
This Kosmotoga arenicorallina S304 DNA region includes the following protein-coding sequences:
- a CDS encoding ArsR/SmtB family transcription factor, whose translation is MNVIIFNNQSFCLSHLKGVDTIPSKRVTPDFDTEHRYYQELADFFSVFVDPTRLKILHVLMDGEKCVKKISELVGLNQSACSHQLRTLKHHGLVKSKREGKFIRYSICDEHISEIIEIGSIHIGEKKR